A stretch of the Ensifer sp. PDNC004 genome encodes the following:
- a CDS encoding SspB family protein, whose product MGQDHIRYDILAQDALRSVIRKVLTEVATTGHLPGEHHFFITFLTGAPGVRISQHLKAKYPEQMTIVVQHQFWELKVTDVGFEIGLSFSDTPERLVIPFNAIRGFYDPSVNFELEFDVAAGEEEEQESAEITAYPVPEENAETSAKDDKPTEPKNGGGSVVSLDSFRKKN is encoded by the coding sequence ATGGGCCAGGACCACATCCGCTACGACATTCTGGCACAGGACGCACTGCGTAGCGTCATCCGCAAGGTCCTGACGGAAGTTGCCACGACCGGTCATTTGCCGGGAGAGCATCACTTCTTCATCACCTTTCTGACCGGCGCGCCGGGCGTGCGCATCTCGCAGCACCTGAAAGCAAAGTATCCCGAACAGATGACCATCGTCGTCCAGCATCAGTTCTGGGAGCTGAAGGTCACGGACGTCGGCTTCGAGATCGGCCTCTCCTTCTCCGACACGCCGGAACGTCTGGTCATCCCGTTCAACGCCATCCGCGGCTTCTACGACCCGTCGGTCAATTTCGAACTGGAGTTCGACGTGGCGGCCGGCGAGGAGGAAGAACAGGAATCGGCGGAGATCACCGCCTACCCCGTTCCGGAAGAAAATGCCGAGACCTCGGCCAAGGACGACAAGCCCACCGAGCCGAAGAACGGCGGAGGCTCCGTCGTTTCGCTCGATTCCTTCCGCAAGAAGAACTGA
- a CDS encoding ribbon-helix-helix domain-containing protein, with amino-acid sequence MIRKHSATLHGHRTSFSLEDAFWQELKTIAAKRAMPLAQLIAEIDDQRTPDSNLSSALRVYVLEWLKSITPRARRAIARRRARTMPL; translated from the coding sequence ATGATCCGTAAGCATTCCGCGACGCTCCACGGCCACCGCACCAGCTTCTCCCTCGAAGACGCCTTCTGGCAGGAACTGAAGACGATTGCCGCAAAGCGGGCGATGCCGCTTGCCCAGCTGATCGCCGAGATCGACGACCAACGTACGCCCGACAGCAACCTCTCCTCGGCACTGCGCGTCTATGTGCTCGAATGGCTGAAATCGATTACCCCCCGCGCCCGACGCGCGATAGCCCGGCGACGGGCCCGGACCATGCCGCTTTGA
- a CDS encoding DUF2853 family protein: protein MTDYLADVQKYDSGADEAIVNKIVRHLGIALRNRDSSLVSASDPKELERVREKWCEKKLGISGADADSAIDATVKAMSADRSKSRVTFYYLVAKNLGKLQTL, encoded by the coding sequence ATGACGGACTACCTCGCAGATGTGCAGAAATACGACAGCGGCGCCGACGAAGCGATCGTCAACAAGATCGTGCGCCACCTTGGCATTGCGCTTCGCAACCGGGATTCGTCGCTCGTTTCGGCCTCGGATCCGAAGGAGCTCGAGCGGGTCAGGGAGAAATGGTGCGAAAAGAAGCTCGGCATCAGCGGCGCCGATGCGGACAGTGCGATCGACGCCACCGTCAAGGCGATGTCGGCGGACCGGTCGAAATCGCGCGTCACCTTCTATTATCTGGTGGCCAAGAACCTCGGCAAGCTGCAGACCTTGTAG
- the hflK gene encoding FtsH protease activity modulator HflK — MPWSNQNGGGGGPWGGGGGGGNQGGPWGQGPNRPRGGKGGPPDLEEIIRRGQDQLKNVVPGGFNGGVFAIIGLLIVGFVLINSIYTVQPDERGVEMRFGKPKDEISMPGLHYHFWPFETVEFVKITEQQQNIGGRSSGQSNSGLMLTGDQNIVNVQFSVLYSVTDPKAYLFNVENPSDTLQQVAESAMREVVGRRPAQDIFRDNRQAIAADVKSTIQATMDTYGTGVSVNTVAIEDAAPPREVADAFDEVQRAEQDEDRFVEEANQYANQVLGKARGQGAQIREEAAAYKDRVVKEAQGEAQRFISVYDEYSKAPDVTRKRLYLETMQGVLGKSKKVIIDEKNGQGVLPYLPLNEIGRPTTSGAAAVSGAGQ; from the coding sequence ATGCCCTGGAGCAATCAGAATGGCGGCGGCGGTGGCCCATGGGGCGGCGGCGGCGGTGGCGGCAATCAGGGAGGTCCCTGGGGTCAGGGGCCAAACCGGCCGCGTGGCGGCAAGGGCGGCCCGCCGGATCTGGAAGAGATCATTCGCCGTGGCCAGGACCAGCTTAAGAACGTCGTTCCCGGCGGCTTCAATGGTGGCGTCTTTGCCATTATCGGCCTGCTGATCGTCGGTTTTGTCCTGATCAATTCGATCTACACGGTGCAGCCGGACGAGCGCGGCGTCGAGATGCGCTTCGGCAAGCCGAAGGACGAGATCTCGATGCCTGGCCTGCATTATCATTTCTGGCCATTCGAGACCGTCGAATTCGTCAAGATCACCGAGCAGCAGCAGAACATCGGCGGGCGCTCCAGCGGTCAGTCGAATTCCGGCCTGATGCTGACCGGCGACCAGAACATCGTCAACGTCCAGTTCTCGGTGCTTTATTCGGTCACCGATCCGAAGGCTTACCTCTTCAACGTCGAGAACCCGTCCGACACGCTGCAGCAGGTCGCCGAAAGCGCGATGCGCGAAGTCGTCGGCCGCCGTCCGGCGCAGGACATCTTCCGTGACAACCGTCAGGCGATCGCCGCGGACGTGAAGAGCACGATCCAGGCAACGATGGACACCTACGGTACCGGCGTTTCCGTCAACACGGTCGCGATCGAGGACGCCGCACCGCCGCGCGAAGTGGCCGATGCGTTCGACGAAGTGCAGCGCGCCGAGCAGGACGAAGACCGCTTCGTCGAAGAAGCCAACCAGTATGCCAACCAGGTGCTCGGCAAGGCACGCGGTCAGGGTGCGCAGATCCGCGAAGAAGCGGCCGCCTACAAGGACCGTGTCGTCAAGGAAGCACAGGGTGAGGCGCAGCGCTTCATCTCCGTCTACGACGAGTACTCCAAGGCGCCTGACGTAACCCGCAAGCGTCTCTATCTCGAAACCATGCAGGGCGTTCTCGGCAAGTCGAAGAAGGTCATCATCGACGAGAAGAACGGGCAGGGCGTTCTGCCATATCTGCCGCTGAATGAAATCGGTCGTCCGACGACGTCGGGTGCCGCAGCAGTTTCGGGAGCAGGCCAGTGA
- the hflC gene encoding protease modulator HflC — MINNRTSVILILLAVVFVGIYSSVFVVNERQQAIVVRFGQIKDVKSQPGLYFKLPFAFMDADRVQYVEDQALRFDLDNIRVQVSGGKFYEVDAFVVYKISDPRRFRETVSGDRDSAESRLRTRLDASLRRVYGLRGFEAALSDERASMMREVRADLKTDAESLGLNIEDVRIRRTDLTQEVSQQTYDRMKAERLAEAELIRARGNEEGQRRRAIADRQVVEIVAEAQRDSEILRGEGEAERTRTFADAFARDPKFFEFYRSMTAYTQSIGSPDTTLVLSPHSEFFRYFNNSEGTPPAAAPQAATGN, encoded by the coding sequence GTGATCAACAATCGTACCTCAGTTATCCTGATCCTGCTCGCCGTCGTCTTCGTCGGCATCTATTCCTCGGTCTTCGTCGTCAACGAGCGCCAGCAGGCGATCGTTGTGCGCTTCGGTCAGATCAAGGATGTCAAGAGCCAGCCGGGCCTCTACTTCAAGCTGCCCTTCGCCTTCATGGATGCCGACCGCGTCCAGTACGTCGAAGACCAGGCGCTGCGCTTCGACCTCGACAACATCCGTGTCCAGGTCTCGGGCGGCAAGTTCTATGAAGTCGATGCCTTCGTCGTCTACAAGATCTCCGATCCACGCCGCTTCCGCGAGACGGTATCGGGCGATCGGGACTCGGCGGAATCGCGCCTGCGCACCCGTCTCGACGCATCGCTGCGTCGCGTCTACGGTCTGCGTGGCTTCGAGGCTGCCCTTTCGGACGAGCGTGCGTCGATGATGCGCGAAGTGCGCGCCGACCTCAAAACCGACGCCGAGTCGCTCGGCCTCAACATCGAGGACGTCCGTATCCGTCGTACCGACCTGACGCAGGAGGTCTCGCAACAGACCTACGACCGCATGAAGGCCGAGCGTCTGGCGGAAGCGGAACTGATCCGCGCCCGCGGTAACGAAGAAGGCCAGCGCCGCCGCGCGATTGCCGACCGTCAGGTCGTCGAAATCGTCGCCGAGGCCCAGCGTGATTCGGAAATCCTGCGCGGTGAAGGCGAAGCCGAACGCACAAGGACCTTTGCCGACGCCTTTGCGCGCGATCCGAAGTTCTTCGAGTTCTATCGCTCCATGACCGCTTACACGCAGTCGATCGGTAGCCCGGACACGACGCTGGTGCTTTCGCCGCATTCGGAATTCTTCCGTTACT
- a CDS encoding glutathione S-transferase: protein MLTLVHAPLSRSSRIVWLLEELGAEYEIRYVSIRRWDGSGAPDDNNPHPHKQVPALIHNGAVIWESAAVVQYLTDLHPNSSLGRPPGHKERGAYLSWLAYYAGVIEPTALAHISGATINNPAQARLYSEMCAHVIDVLTRQTYLLGETMSAADLLLASALQWMRKLLPESTVVDRYIRVVTDRAAHDRAREIDSKPNGFHD from the coding sequence ATGCTCACACTCGTCCATGCGCCGCTGTCGCGATCCTCGCGCATCGTCTGGCTGCTTGAGGAGCTGGGCGCGGAATACGAGATCCGCTACGTCTCGATCCGCCGCTGGGACGGATCCGGCGCGCCCGACGACAACAACCCGCATCCGCACAAGCAGGTGCCGGCGCTCATTCATAATGGCGCGGTGATCTGGGAGTCGGCCGCGGTCGTGCAATATCTCACCGACCTTCATCCCAACAGCAGCCTCGGCCGGCCGCCCGGACACAAGGAGCGCGGCGCCTATCTCTCCTGGCTTGCCTATTATGCGGGCGTGATCGAGCCGACGGCGCTCGCCCATATCTCCGGTGCGACCATCAACAACCCGGCGCAGGCGCGGCTCTATAGCGAAATGTGCGCCCATGTGATCGACGTGCTCACCCGCCAGACCTATCTCCTCGGCGAAACGATGAGCGCGGCCGACCTGCTTCTAGCAAGCGCGCTGCAGTGGATGCGCAAGTTACTGCCGGAAAGCACGGTCGTCGATCGCTACATCCGCGTCGTGACGGACCGGGCCGCCCATGACCGGGCCAGAGAAATCGACAGCAAACCGAACGGGTTCCATGACTGA
- a CDS encoding DUF4169 family protein — translation MTGDVINLRQFRKRRERTEKEKQAEQNRISFGRTKAEKSLTKALNDKAETRLDQGRIERPAADEGDAGKD, via the coding sequence ATGACCGGCGACGTCATCAATCTGCGCCAGTTCCGCAAGCGCCGCGAGCGCACGGAAAAGGAAAAGCAGGCCGAGCAGAACCGCATCTCCTTCGGCCGTACCAAGGCCGAAAAATCCCTGACGAAGGCGCTGAACGACAAGGCGGAAACCCGCCTTGACCAGGGCCGCATCGAGCGCCCTGCCGCAGACGAAGGCGACGCCGGCAAGGACTGA
- a CDS encoding TadE/TadG family type IV pilus assembly protein, which produces MRYNLRKRAARILADEKGNFTVLTALIAVPLLSAASIAINLARINLEAAKMQTALDAAAFSAVKSYGEGETEASARDLANNVFFANFGQAEAVDQIGAESGVSVTAAPVQIAFGAAGVETTATAAYALKYNPLFFGLQPYTIDRESVAARMPGREACILALHPTASRAFEVSGGASVDTSGCTITSNSTDAQSIYLSGSATLKAECLYAAGKVSATLANLQLACGKAVEEVAPIPDPFRSKKMPTTGGWVSLAGCGQNFVGGGGGNGDCNGTGRTPNNAPDTYRVELKPGTYGDLEIKGKVLLRPGNYIIDGGSLKFTSQSVVTAEGVTFFLLNGAQLDIHGGATFQVSAPTTGDWAGFSIVAGRNNTASATINGNSASSLAGIIYMPASREIQYAGNGSTGGECVRIVAQEITMIGNSSFKLDCKAVLANTTINNPGAIRLVR; this is translated from the coding sequence ATGCGCTACAATTTGAGGAAGAGAGCCGCCCGCATCCTTGCGGACGAGAAGGGTAACTTTACGGTTCTGACCGCGCTGATAGCGGTGCCGTTGCTGAGCGCCGCGTCGATCGCCATCAACCTGGCGCGGATCAACCTCGAGGCCGCCAAGATGCAGACGGCGCTCGATGCCGCTGCCTTTTCGGCGGTCAAATCCTACGGCGAGGGTGAGACCGAGGCCAGTGCCAGGGATCTCGCCAACAACGTTTTCTTCGCGAATTTCGGCCAGGCGGAGGCCGTTGACCAGATCGGCGCGGAGAGCGGGGTGTCGGTGACGGCTGCGCCGGTACAGATCGCCTTCGGCGCCGCCGGCGTCGAGACCACGGCGACGGCGGCCTATGCGCTTAAATACAATCCGCTGTTCTTCGGGCTGCAGCCCTATACGATCGACCGGGAAAGCGTTGCCGCGCGCATGCCGGGGCGGGAGGCCTGCATCCTGGCGCTGCACCCGACGGCGAGCCGGGCCTTCGAGGTCAGCGGCGGCGCGAGCGTCGACACGTCCGGCTGCACGATCACGTCGAACTCGACCGATGCGCAGTCGATCTATCTCAGCGGCTCGGCAACGCTCAAGGCCGAGTGCCTCTATGCCGCCGGCAAGGTGTCGGCGACGCTCGCCAATCTTCAGCTTGCCTGCGGCAAGGCGGTCGAGGAGGTGGCGCCTATCCCCGACCCCTTCCGCTCGAAGAAGATGCCGACCACGGGAGGCTGGGTGAGCCTTGCCGGCTGCGGCCAGAATTTCGTCGGCGGCGGTGGCGGCAACGGCGACTGCAACGGCACCGGCAGGACACCGAACAACGCGCCCGACACCTACCGCGTCGAGCTGAAGCCTGGCACCTATGGCGATCTCGAAATCAAGGGCAAGGTTCTTCTGAGACCCGGCAACTACATCATCGACGGCGGAAGCCTGAAGTTCACCAGCCAGTCCGTGGTGACCGCCGAAGGGGTAACCTTCTTCCTCCTGAACGGCGCCCAGCTCGACATTCACGGCGGGGCGACTTTCCAGGTCAGCGCGCCGACGACCGGCGACTGGGCCGGCTTCTCGATCGTCGCCGGGCGCAACAACACGGCCAGCGCCACCATCAACGGCAACAGCGCCTCGTCGCTCGCCGGCATCATCTACATGCCGGCATCGCGAGAGATCCAGTATGCCGGCAACGGATCGACCGGCGGTGAATGCGTGCGCATTGTCGCCCAGGAAATCACCATGATCGGCAACAGCAGCTTCAAGCTGGATTGCAAGGCGGTGCTGGCCAACACCACGATCAACAATCCCGGTGCGATCCGGCTGGTGCGGTGA
- a CDS encoding dihydrofolate reductase translates to MTETKTTHPKISIVVAVAANGVIGRDGDLPWRLSTDLKRFKALTIGKPVIMGRKTWASLGRPLPGRANIVITRNADFVAEGASAVPSLDAAIALAGREAQAAGVDEICVIGGGEIYRQSIARADILHVTEVQATVDGDTRFPDIDPGIFEKVFEEDLPQGEKDSHAMHFVTFKRRATA, encoded by the coding sequence ATGACTGAAACGAAGACCACTCATCCGAAGATATCGATCGTCGTCGCCGTTGCAGCCAACGGCGTCATCGGCCGCGATGGCGATCTGCCCTGGCGGCTTTCGACCGACCTCAAGCGCTTCAAGGCGCTGACGATCGGCAAGCCCGTGATCATGGGGCGCAAGACCTGGGCCTCGCTCGGGCGCCCGCTTCCGGGCCGCGCCAACATCGTCATCACCCGCAACGCGGATTTTGTGGCGGAAGGCGCAAGCGCCGTGCCGTCGCTCGATGCGGCGATCGCGCTTGCGGGCCGAGAGGCGCAGGCTGCGGGCGTGGACGAGATCTGCGTGATCGGTGGCGGCGAGATCTACCGCCAGTCGATCGCGCGTGCCGATATCTTGCATGTGACCGAGGTGCAGGCGACCGTGGATGGCGATACGCGCTTCCCGGATATCGATCCCGGCATTTTCGAGAAGGTCTTCGAAGAGGACCTGCCGCAGGGTGAAAAGGACAGCCACGCCATGCATTTCGTCACGTTTAAGCGGCGTGCGACAGCCTGA
- a CDS encoding thymidylate synthase: MQQYLDLLDHVMTNGSDRGDRTGTGTRSVFGHQMRFDLSEGFPVLTTKKLHLRSIIHELLWFLKGDTNIRYLKENGVTIWDEWADENGDLGPVYGYQWRSWPAPDGRHIDQIAGLVESLKTNPNSRRHIVSAWNPALVDEMALPPCHCLFQFYVSDGKLSCQLYQRSADIFLGVPFNIASYALLTMMVAQVTGLKPGDFVHTLGDAHIYHNHFEQARLQLTRTPKALPRMEINPGVKDLFSFRFEDFTLVGYEADSSIKAPIAV; encoded by the coding sequence ATGCAGCAATATCTCGACCTTCTCGACCATGTGATGACCAACGGATCCGACCGGGGCGACCGGACCGGAACGGGCACGCGCTCGGTCTTCGGCCACCAGATGCGCTTCGACCTTTCCGAAGGCTTCCCGGTGCTGACGACCAAGAAGCTGCACCTGCGCTCGATCATCCATGAACTGCTGTGGTTCCTGAAGGGCGATACCAATATCCGCTACCTCAAGGAAAACGGCGTGACCATCTGGGATGAATGGGCCGACGAGAACGGCGACCTCGGCCCGGTCTACGGCTACCAGTGGCGCTCCTGGCCGGCGCCGGACGGACGCCACATCGACCAGATTGCCGGCCTTGTCGAAAGCCTGAAGACCAACCCGAATTCGCGCCGCCACATCGTCTCGGCCTGGAACCCGGCACTGGTCGACGAGATGGCGCTGCCGCCCTGCCATTGCCTGTTCCAGTTTTACGTCTCCGACGGCAAACTCTCCTGCCAGCTCTACCAGCGCTCGGCCGACATCTTTCTCGGCGTGCCTTTCAATATCGCCTCCTATGCGCTTTTGACGATGATGGTGGCGCAGGTGACGGGCCTGAAGCCGGGCGATTTCGTGCACACGCTCGGCGACGCACACATTTACCACAACCATTTCGAACAGGCCCGGCTGCAGCTCACCCGCACGCCGAAGGCGCTGCCGCGGATGGAAATCAATCCAGGCGTGAAAGATCTCTTTTCCTTCCGTTTCGAAGACTTTACGCTCGTCGGCTACGAAGCCGATTCATCGATCAAGGCGCCGATCGCCGTCTGA